From Fusarium oxysporum f. sp. lycopersici 4287 chromosome 13, whole genome shotgun sequence, one genomic window encodes:
- a CDS encoding murein transglycosylase — translation MYYSAWSKIALAGLFASAAAQTYSECNPMKKTCDPNKGLASSSYSVDFTKGADDDNWEGTGHGTVKYTSDGAEFTVAKQGDSPTIQSKWYMFFGRMEVHLKAAPGTGIVSSVVLLSDVLDEVDWEWLGGKDGDVQTNYYGKGNDAADTRSATFPVTNAQEEFHNYTIHWTKDSCEWYINGVAVRTLNYADALGGENYPQTPMRVKLGIWAGGDPDNAEGTIEWAGGETDYAGAPYTMTVQKIMIENLNPAESYTYSDETGSYKSIEFDEKNSGSDDDDDSSSTASETASKTSSKASSKTSSESTFTTKTATETDSESSTTASSDDSSETESSDFKNNKAETTSAGATSSESSAAASASATDGSTNSAAGNWPKMWLALGATFAAMVMM, via the exons ATGTATTATTCCGCGTGGTCCAAGATCGCCCTTGCGGGTCTTTTTGCTTCGGCCGCTGCTCAGACCTACAGCGAGTGCAACCCTATGAAGAAGA CATGCGATCCCAACAAAGGtcttgcttcttcatcatacTCGGTCGACTTCACGAAAGGTGCTGATGACGACAATTGGGAGGGAACCGGCCATGGCACTGTCAAGTATACTTCTGATGGTGCTGAGTTCACTGTCGCTAAGCAGGGTGATTCACCTACTATTCAGAGCAAGTGGTACATGTTTTTCGGTCGCATGGAGGTTCACTTGAAGGCTGCGCCCGGAACTGGTATCGTTTCATCTGTCGTTCTTCTTTCTGATGTTCTCGACGAGGTTGATTGGGAGTGGCTTGGAGGTAAAGACGGAGACGTTCAGACCAATTACTACGGCAAAGGCAACGACGCGGCCGATACTCGAAGCGCTACTTTTCCCGTAACCAACGCACAGGAGGAGTTCCACAACTATACCATTCACTGGACCAAGGATTCTTGCGAGTGGTACATCAACGGCGTTGCGGTTCGCACCCTCAACTATGCCGATGCTCTTGGAGGAGAGAACTATCCTCAGACTCCCATGCGCGTCAAGCTTGGTATCTGGGCCGGTGGCGATCCTGACAATGCTGAGGGAACTATCGAATGGGCTGGTGGAGAGACTGATTACGCTGGAGCTCCTTACACCATGACTGTTCAGAAGATCATGATTGAGAACCTCAACCCTGCTGAGAGCTACACCTACAGCGATGAGACAGGCTCATACAAGAGCATCGAGTTTGATGAGAAAAACAGTGGCagtgacgacgatgatgactcCTCATCAACTGCCTCCGAAACCGCCTCCAAGACTTCATCCAAGGCTTCCTCCAAGACATCTTCTGAGTCGACTTTCACCACCAAGACTGCCACTGAGACTGACTCCGagtcctcaacaacagcatcgtCCGACGACTCTAGCGAGACTGAAAGTTCCgacttcaagaacaacaaggcAGAGACAACTAGCGCTGGTGCAACTTCGTCCGAGAGCAGTGctgcagcttcagcttcggcTACTGATGGTTCAACCAACAGCGCTGCTGGAAACTGGCCCAAGATGTGGTTGGCTCTCGGAGCAACTTTTGCCGCTATGGTCATGATGTAA